One Candidatus Omnitrophota bacterium DNA segment encodes these proteins:
- a CDS encoding cytochrome B6 — translation MKKNRVLLFSLAIGLLALSLGIANWTLANDAPKTSYSPVVMKEDIQSVISRMKAAKPEIMKRQLDLLHERYDLSDQTEDGLTMSRGKPIQTGVRVNLPEGMTWKKLASMSPDEIRDKELFPQGFLPLPHPNHPEGGMVFPKFHIEEMLKQEQRDLTRYDLDFDIPDQFLPDFPPAIYLTTRPDLGDVSQGKVLSIDNYFELFNGILNPKQLEGLRLLLLPTAQQQFNMTDDRRSERPSRGVTCFDCHVNGHSNGTTHLVGDIRPQEFRHRLDTPTLRGVNIQRLFGSQRALKTVEDFAEFEQRAAYFDGDPVIATKKGVNVLERGSQVHFMAEFLALLDFPPAPKLDIFGKLDPSQATKSEMNGQELFFGKAKCAICHPAPYYTDNLMHNLKTERFYKPRLINGRMASSDGPIKTFPLRGIKDSPPYMHDGRLMTLEDTVEFFNIIQQLKLSDQEKKDIVAFMRAL, via the coding sequence ATGAAAAAAAATCGCGTTCTGCTTTTTTCTCTTGCTATAGGCCTGTTAGCTCTATCGTTAGGAATCGCGAATTGGACCTTAGCGAATGACGCCCCCAAAACCAGCTATTCGCCGGTGGTGATGAAAGAAGATATTCAATCCGTCATAAGCCGGATGAAAGCGGCGAAGCCGGAAATTATGAAACGGCAATTGGATTTGCTCCACGAACGCTACGACCTGAGCGACCAGACGGAAGACGGCTTGACCATGTCGCGGGGAAAACCTATCCAGACCGGCGTACGGGTAAATCTTCCTGAGGGAATGACCTGGAAAAAGCTGGCTTCCATGAGTCCGGACGAGATTCGGGATAAGGAACTGTTTCCTCAAGGATTCCTGCCGCTTCCCCATCCCAATCATCCCGAAGGCGGCATGGTCTTTCCGAAATTTCATATCGAAGAAATGCTTAAACAGGAACAGCGCGACCTGACTCGATACGATTTGGATTTCGATATTCCCGATCAATTTTTGCCGGATTTTCCTCCCGCCATCTACCTGACGACGCGGCCGGATTTGGGCGACGTTTCGCAAGGAAAAGTTTTGTCTATCGACAATTATTTCGAACTATTCAACGGCATATTGAATCCTAAGCAATTGGAAGGTCTGCGCCTCTTATTGCTGCCCACGGCGCAACAGCAGTTCAACATGACGGACGACCGCCGTTCCGAACGTCCCAGCCGAGGCGTTACCTGCTTCGATTGCCACGTGAACGGCCACTCGAACGGAACGACGCACCTGGTCGGCGACATTCGTCCCCAAGAATTTCGCCACCGCCTCGATACGCCCACCTTGCGGGGCGTAAACATTCAGCGCCTCTTCGGTTCGCAGCGCGCTTTGAAGACGGTCGAGGATTTCGCGGAGTTCGAACAGCGGGCCGCCTATTTCGATGGAGATCCCGTCATTGCCACGAAAAAGGGAGTCAATGTTCTCGAACGAGGCAGCCAGGTTCATTTCATGGCGGAATTTCTGGCTCTATTGGATTTCCCCCCCGCGCCGAAACTTGATATCTTCGGCAAACTCGATCCAAGCCAAGCGACGAAATCCGAGATGAACGGACAGGAACTGTTCTTCGGAAAAGCCAAGTGCGCCATTTGCCATCCCGCGCCGTATTACACAGACAACCTTATGCACAATCTCAAGACCGAGCGCTTCTATAAGCCGCGCTTGATTAACGGCAGAATGGCTTCTTCCGACGGCCCCATCAAAACATTCCCGCTGCGCGGAATCAAAGATTCGCCGCCCTATATGCACGACGGACGGCTGATGACGTTGGAAGACACGGTGGAATTTTTCAATATCATCCAACAGTTGAAACTAAGCGATCAGGAAAAGAAGGATATCGTCGCTTTTATGCGGGCTTTATAA
- a CDS encoding transcriptional repressor codes for MKKSRIRLPKEQLEKFAASCRNCGIKVTHQRLEIFREIAPAADHPSAEDIYNRVKIRIPTISLDTVYRTLALFEQCKIISRVHPLDDRSRFDPNTNTHHHFICVQCKKVCDFYWPDFDRFHLPQETEEYGVIQSKTVELWGICRDCLKTAKK; via the coding sequence TTGAAAAAATCGCGAATCCGCCTTCCGAAAGAACAATTGGAAAAGTTCGCCGCCTCCTGCCGAAATTGCGGAATTAAAGTTACGCATCAACGATTGGAAATTTTCCGCGAGATCGCCCCCGCCGCCGATCATCCCTCGGCGGAGGATATCTATAATCGCGTCAAGATTCGAATCCCGACGATTTCTCTGGATACGGTCTATCGTACGCTCGCCCTCTTCGAACAATGCAAAATCATATCCCGCGTCCATCCTTTGGACGACCGCAGCCGCTTCGATCCCAATACGAACACTCATCACCATTTCATCTGCGTCCAATGCAAAAAGGTCTGCGATTTTTACTGGCCGGATTTCGATCGATTCCATCTTCCCCAGGAAACGGAAGAATACGGCGTCATCCAATCGAAAACGGTGGAGTTATGGGGAATCTGCCGCGACTGCCTGAAAACGGCGAAAAAGTAA